The nucleotide window tctctattctctctctctctgctctctctctgctctctctctctactctctctctctctctctattctctctctctctattctctctctctctactctctctactctctctctctactctctctctctactctctctctactctctctctctacactctctctctacactctctactctctctctactctctctctttctctattctctttctctattctctctctctctgctctctctctgctctctctctactctctctctctctctattctctctctctctctctattctctctctctctactctctctactctctctctctctactctctctctctactctgtctactctgtactctctctctactctctctccactctctctctactctctctctgctctctctctacactctctctctactctctctctgctctctctactctctctctctactctctctctctactctctctctctactctctctctctctcttctctactctctctctctactctctctctctctctctctctctattctctctctctgctctctctctactctctctctctactctctactctctcgcTGTCCTTCCAGGATCCTGTGTGAGACAGTAAAGGACTTTGTTGCTAAAGTGGGAAAATCTTACGAGAAAAGTATTGAGAATACAGAGGAGTGTGACACTATGTCTCTCAAAGTAagtaccccccccacacacatacatacatacatacagacacacacacacacacacacacacacactaacctaaCTCTCATTTTCCCAACAGTGTGCCATCCTGAATGAGAAGCTAGACTCACTCCTCCAGACCCTCAACACAGAAGCCCAGTCACTCCCACCACCTCTTCCCCTTTCCACACCACCAATCgttgaagaggaggaagaggaggaagacgaagaggaggaggtgagcgAGGAGTCGTTGACCGAGCTGAAGGAGAAACTGGAAGCGGAGGAGAGTgaaaagggaggagagaaaggaggaggttCGCCACACAAGCTGTTCAGAGCTAAAGAACAGCTGATGTTACGAGCCAACAGCCTGAAGAAGGCTGTACGACAGATCATTGAACAGGCCGAGAGAGGTACGTAGATATAGAACATAACAGATCATCGAACAGGCCGAGAGAGATGCGTAGATATAGAACATAACAGATCATTGAACAGGCCGAGAGAGGTACATAGATATAGAACATAACAGATCATTGAACAGGCCGAGAGAGGTACGTAGATATAGACTCATAACAGATCATCGAACAGGCCGAGAGAGGTACGTAGATATAGAACATAACAGATCATCGAACAGGCCGAGAGAGGTACGTAGATATAGAACATAACAGATCATCGAACAGGCCGAGAGAGGTACGTAGATATAGAACATAACAGATCATCGAACAGGCCGAGAGAGGTACGTAGATATAGAACCTAACAGATCATCGAACAGGCCGAGAGAGGTACGTAGATATAGAATATAACAGATCATCGAACAGGCCGAGAGAGGTAAATAGGTATACAGTATGACAAAACGGATCAGACATACAATATAAAGAGCCTATGGCAAGTctttcatgcatgtttcagaGAGAATACAATGGAATACAGATTGTAAAACCATAAAAAGTATTGGCAATCACTGTGTCACGTAATACAAAGTTGTAGTGTccaatttctcccctttctcccgtcactccctctctcatcatcctctccctctcctctcttaccTTCTGGCactgcccctctcctctcttaccTTCTGGCACTGCCCCTCTCCCTCTAGTGGTGGATGAGCAGAATGCCCACACAGAGGAGCTGGAGCTGCCGTCCCCGTTGGAGTttaggaaggaaggagaggaggacaacAGGGACAGTGAGAAGGACGAGGACACCAAGGAACTGGAAGCCATGCcatgtgagtctctctctctcttccatccacCCAGTCCTCTTTAGATCTAGAGGGGTGGatagggagtaggggctaagggTCCATTTGAAAACAGATACAGTAAGTTGTAAGTTGTATCATACAAGAAATCACACAGGATCTAAACACCACCAACTTAGTGGATCCTCCACTCACTACGCCCTGCCACAGAGAACATGGACTCTGTCTGACAAGCCCACACACAATGATTCCTGCTCTAAATATAGGATATTATTATTGTAAGGAGTATAGATGGAAACCATTCTCTGTATTCCTCACTATTGGATAATACTGGGTTTAGTTTGTCATTTACAGTTCAGTCAGTGGACTTGTACATGGTGTGGTATTTACATAGCACAGAGTGTGTGCTTGTcctttagtgtgtgtgtcctataGGATGTGTCATTGTCTGTGGGACAGAGGCACATCCTTTTTTACAAGTAATCTGCTTATTGCATCAGATCAATGGGGATGCCACTATATTCTCCAGTGTCATCCCTTTGTTCTATCTACTCTCTCTAGATCTTTAGTACATAcagtagtagtagacagtagtactTACATTTctggtatctctctgtctgtctttcaccctggtctctctcctcccgtctctctctggtgtctccctctctgtttctagTGGCTAAGAGTCCATGTTCTCCTCCTGAGAGGCAAGTAAGTCGCAGCAGCCAATCCTGTGGCTCGTTCTCCATCACACCTTTCACCACCAGCAAGGAGAACCTGCCTGTACTCAACACACGCATCATCTGCCCTGGTACATCCTACGGTATATGCACTCATGTGCGCCGTGCacatacatgcacatacacacttcacattagaggtcttcacgggtccacCCAAACACAATTATGTGGCATCCGACTAGGGTCCTGAGCGGGTCCAGATTCTGACAGAATTCTAAATTCTCACGTGTCCTTGTCGGATCTGATATGATCGTCCCGGGGCTTGGGTATGTGTAATTATTACTGATTTGCCCGTAAGGACCTACAGAGACCCGAACGCGACTGCTGCAGTATAAAGAGAGAAAAAATTGTAGGCTATCGTTTATGCTTCTGCTCTTGAGTGGCACGTGTAACTTGTTGTTGTCGGCCAATCACAAGTCATCATCAAAGTGGCTCTACAGTCAAAAAGCCTCAGAGTGTGGGAAGCaagttaggagatatctaatcaatTTAAAATTTCAATTAGAAGGATGGACTAAAACGgcaagagccaacaggtaggctgctacttcATTTGTATAGAGTTATTAACTTATTTGTAATTGTAGAATGGCAGGGAGTAGACCATcaaaccagataatcttgtttctcatggtctgagagtcctttaggtgtcttttggcaaactcctagcgggctgtcatgtgccttttactgaggagtggcttccgtctggccactctaccataaaggcctgattggtggagtgctacagagatggttgtccttctggaaggttctcccatcttgacagaggaactctggagctctgtcagcgtgaccatcgggttcttgggcacctccctgaccaaggcccttctcccccgatttctcagtttggccgggcggccagctctaggaagagtcttggtggttccaaacttcttccatttaagaatgatggaggccactgtgttcttggggaccttcactgctgcagaaatgttttggtacccttccccagatctgtgcctcgacacaatcctgtctcggagctctacggataattccttcgacctcatggcttggtttttgctctgacatacactgtcaacagtttgagcttatatagacaggtgtgtgcctttccgaagcatgtccaatcaattgaatttaacacagatggactccaatcatgttgtagaaagaGCTCatggatgataaatggaaacaggatgaagctgagctcaattttgagtctcatagtaaagtgtctgaatacttacgttaatcaggtattttgtttttaatacatttgaaaacatttctaaaaatctgtttttgctttgtcattatggggtattgtgtgtagaatgatgaggggaaGAAcattttttcatccattttagaataaggctgtaacgtacggGCCGGGTCTGTTTCTCCTTGGGCCTGTTCGAAACAGGTCTCTATATTTAAAACATGGATTTATTTGGGTACACTCTaagaaaggtgctatctagaaccttaaagggttctttggctgtccccatagtagatccctttgaagaacccttttgggttccgtgTGGAACTCAACTTTTTGGACCTGTGAAGACCTCTACTTCACATACACACTTCATCTGCCATGGTTTGCGCTCATGCGTATACACACATATGTATTGTCTGAAATGATACACATACATCTGCCTTGGTACAAGtgcacataccacacacacacagcactcttTAAGAAaatctctgtttctctgtatagGTTTGCGTGCTGGTCTGGCAGCTTCTATAGCCGGTAGCTCCATCATCAGTAAAATGCTGCTGGCCAACATCGACCCATTTGGTGCTACGCCcttcctggactctgacctggacTCACTGTAAGATCCTCTGACCTCTACCCTTTAACCCTTCATAAACCCTGACCTGGACTCGCTGTAAGATCCTCTGACCTCTACCCTTTAACCCTTCATAGACCCAGACCTCCTGGACTCACTGTAAGACCCTCTGACTTCTGATCTCTAACCTCTACCCTTTAACCCTTCATAAACCCAGACCTCCTGGACTCGCTGTAAGACCCTCTGACTTCTGACCTCTAAACTACCCTTTAACCCTTCATAGACCCTGACCTCTGGACTCACTGTAAGACCCTCTGACTTCTGATCTCTAACCTCTACCCTTTAACCCTTCATAAACCCAGACCTCCTGGACTCGCTGTAAGACCCTCTGACTTCTGACCTCTAAACTACCCTTTAACCCTTCATAGACCCTGACCTCTGGACTCACTGTAGGATCCTCTGAACTCTACCCTTTAACCCTTCATAAACCCTGACCTCTGGACTCACTGTAAGACCCTCTGACTTCTGATCTCTAACCTTTAGGCTACCATATTCAGAATGTTTCCGACTTGACCTTTTTGGCGACCAGATCAAAACATGAATGTTTTAAGTTTTCAGTTGAACTGTAGTTTTCTGAACTGCCCTGTATCTCTATCTCCCACACAGAGAGGGCTTTAGTGAGAAGTGTGTCATGAACAATTACTTTGGCGTTGGGCTGGATGCTAAGATCACCTTGGAGTTCAACAACAAGCGGGAGGAACACCCAGAGAAGTGCCGGTGAGCTCTAGGtttatttctcctctctcatccctctctcgccTCTAttctctccccctttttccccattttgtgtaCACTCCATTCTCTTCCTCACTCTGACTATCCTcccgccgtctctctctctctcgctctttctctctctctctaggagtcGTACTAAGAACAGGGTGTGGTATGGTGTTCTGGGCACCAAGGAGCTCCTTCAGAGAACCTACAAGAACCTAGAACAGAAGGTTCAACTGGAGGTGAGAGAATTAAAATTACTAGACTAGAAGGGTCTTTCCCATTAAAATCAATGTTTAGTGGTTGATAGAATGGCGGCCATATTGGGTGTACCACAGGGAATGATTACCAGTAcattgcatttggaaagtattcacaccccttcactttttctacgttttgttacgttacagccttattctaaaatggatacaaaatcatcaatctacacacaatacccaacgagcaaatatattaaaaataaaaaacagaaatatcttatttacacaagtattcagaccctttgctatgagactagaaattgggctcaggtgcatcctgtttccatttatcatccttgagatgtttctacaacttgtttggagtccacctttggtaaattaaattgattggacatgatttggaaaggtacacacctgtctatataaggtcccacagttgacagtgcatgtcagaacaataaccaagtcatgaggtcgaaggagacaggattgtgtcgaggcacagatctggggaagggtaccaaaaaatgcctgcagcagtgaaggtccccaagaacacagtgaactcattcttaaatggaagaagtttggaaccaccaagattcttcctagagctggccgcctggccaaactgagcaatcgaggccgaagggccttggtcagggaggtgaccaagaacccaatggtcacgctgacagagctccagagttcctctgtcgagatgggagaaccttccagaagtacaaccatctctgcagcactccaccaatcaggcgtttatggtagagtggccagacggaagccactccttagtaaaaggcacatgacagcccgcttgtagtttgccaaaagacacctaaaggactctcagaccatgagaaaagatggtctgatgaaaccaagattcaactctttgacctgaataccaagtgtcacgtctggaggaaacctggaaccatccctaagatgaagcatggtggtggcagcatcatgctgtggggatgtttttcagcggcagggactgggagactagtcaggatcgagggaaagatgaacggagcaaagtacagagagatccttgataaagacctgctccagagcaatcaggacctcagactgggacgaaggttcaccttccaacaggacaacgaccctaagcacacagccaagacaacgcaggagtggcttcgggacaagtctctgaatgtccttgagtggcccacccaGAGTCCTGAcgtgaacccgatcgaacatctctggagagaactgaaaatagctgtgcagcgacgctccccatccaacctgacagagcttgagaggttctgaatagaagaatgagagaaacttcccaaatacagatgtgccaagcttgtagcgtcatacccaagaatcgagcctgtaatctctgccaaaggtgcttcaacaaagtactgtgtaaagggtctgaatacttatgtaaatgtgatatcagttttttgttatttgtataaatttgcaaaaaaaatctcaaCCTgattttgcttcgtcattatggggtattgtgtgtagattgatgagggggaaaaaaaattcaatcaattttagaatacggctttaacttaacaaaatgtggaaaaagtcaaggggtctgaatactttctgaatgcactgttcaTACCCCTGGCCAGTCTGCAGCTTCTCCGTGTTGAAATAGAACCTAActaactctctgtgtgtgttccagtgtgaCGGTCAATACATCCCCCTGCCCAGCCTCCAGGGCATTGCGGTGCTGAACATCCCCAGCTACGCTGGAGGAACCAACTTCTGGGGAGGCACCAAGGAGGACGACGTGAGTACTgttctgtcgtgtgtgtgtgtgtgtgtgtgtgtgtgtgtgtgtgtactacccggcttggctcagtagtgtgaaaagtgtCTTAGTGTTTTCTTCCTGAGGATGATGTACAGGAGGCTAAATGAGAGTCATGCTTCTGGTATTTGCACGGGATGACCTGTTTACGCCACTAAGTGGCACCTCAACCCTTACGACCATACTGATAATACTGCCTTTATCATTCTATGTGTACAACTCCTATCCGGATCCCAAGGACTCTTGTTGTCTTGGTTGTCACTTTGTGGCTGCTGGCTCAGTCTTGTTGGAGACGAGGCAAAGAGAATGATAACACTTCTGGGTTATTGTTGTTCAGTAAGGTGTGTTTTATTACCGGAGCAGATTTGGTCCTGTGAAGTTTTTAGATGTGTTTAAACCCTCTGCTCTCGCTCCCAGTGTCGGGGCCTGAGTATGACCCCTGGTGAGAGAGGTGGCCGGCTGTCGACCTGTTTGTTTAAGACTCAGATAGTACAAGGACTGCTGACAGATTGGAGTGTCGGTTTGCTACacacgcgcagacacacacacacacacacacacacctccctggtGGGGCCCCTAGTCCAGTGAGGTTACCTCTGTCTGTGACGTGGTGTTGTTATGTAATGGCAGTGCTGGAGCAGAGGAAGCAGCTGGGAGAGAACATTCAGTGGAACTGATCCAACACACACGTCATCCTGAAAGTTTACTCTCTtgtctctaaacacacacacacacacacacacacacacacacacacacacacacacacacacacacacacacacacacacacacacacacacacacacacacacacttacagtaaattcacacgcacacacatgcttaTTTCTTAGCCTGTGTTCAAACTATAAACCATCTACAGACCTGACTGTTTTGGCCACAATGAAAACAAACTGGTTGCGTAGATGTGTTATTGTGAGTAGGGTTCCACCTAGTGGAATTAGGCTAAACTACAATACAATAgctcacaacctctctctctttgagCCTTTGACGTGCAGCAGGCTAAGTAGTACAGATCTGCATTAAAGTGGCATTTCTGAGTGTATCGGAGCAGAGAAATTGTGCAGTGGAATGATGTCTAATTCATCACTACCTCGACCTTATCATGGACAATGTGGACAGAGAAATCAATATCAAGTCAGAGAGACCTTTAACTCCAGTCTTTCAATCTAAATTCTAACCCCTTGTTTTCACTAGATGATTTGGAGGTGAAGGAATTGTCAGAAAACATTCATTTTCAATGgggggtgatggtgatgatgacgaTGGTGGTGACGGTGATTGTGATAATGATGAGGCTGATGTACCACAacaaaaatcccccccccccacacagtgAGCATCATCAAAATGCTTTAAAGCAATGTACTGTAAATGTGTTCATTGTGTTTTAACCCCTGCCtctattattgtgtgtgtgtgtgttgtgtgtttagaTCTTCTGCGCCCCGTCGTTCGATGATAAAATCCTGGAGGTGGTAGCAGTGTTCGGCAGTATGCAGATGGCTGTGTccagagtcatcaaactacaACACCACCGCATAGCACAGGTAAAACACCCGTGCCCAACGCGCACACACTACTTGTATCATACTGTGGTTTTTCGCCATATGACTCTTTCCTCGCCCGTCAGTGTCGCTCAGTGAAGATCACGATCCTGGGAGATGAGGGTGTTCCTATCCAAGTGGACGGAGAGGCCTGGGTACAACCTCCTGGTGTCATCAAGATCCAACACAAGAACAGAGCCCAGATGTTGACCAGAGACAGGgtgagcgagagatggagggaaggaggggaagtAGGGATGGAGTCCCAGAGTGGGAGGAAAAGAGGACATGCAGTCAGTGGGCGATGAtctagagaggaagggagagaaagagatgctaagaggaagagagaaaagggTATGCCCAAGatgccctgtctctgtctgtggatGTGAATTCCTGTTCTCCCTGTGTGTCCCCTCCCTGTCCATGTGCAGGCGTTTGAGAACACTCTGAAGTCGTGGGAGGACAAGCTGAAGTATGACAAGCTGCCCCTGCGGCCTCACCTCTACTCCCAGCTGTCTGTGGACCTGGCCACTGAGGAGGAGGTGGCCCTCGTACAGCTGGTTGCCCGTGCTGCGGACGAGCTCatcaccaggtacacacacacacacacacgcgaccACCTCATTTTGCTCCATTCTACACTGTTATCTGTCCTTTATATTGAATGCTGTACCTGTAAAAAGCCTCTGTCAATCAGCAGTCAGAACTCTGCCCTTTGACTCCCCTCTCCAATCACAGGATCTGTGAGGCAGCCAAGACCAATGGGCTTCTAGAGCAGGAGCTTGCTCACGCCGTCAACGCCTCGTCACACGCCATCAACAAGACGCACCCCAAGTTCCCAGAGGTTAGGGATGTCATCAACAGGTTCTCTGTGTgatgtgaggagtgtgtgtgtgtgggattttAGTTGTCTAATATCGGGTTTGTTTGTATTGCCTTGTCGCCAGAGTATGGCCAGGAACACAGCTATAGAAGTAGCCAGCAATGTGAAGGCTTTACACAACGAGACTGAATCCCTTCTGGTGGGACGAGTATCACTGGTGAGTTACAATCTAAGAGGATGTGCAGGGTcaaggatcagtttagccttccTAAATCCTAACCTGAACTAGTTAGGAGGGAATACGCCAAACTGACCTTTGATCCGTATCAAAGGGCAACTTCGTCTTACACAGCCTCTGTACAGAAATGTATCCTTCCTGCccaactcgtgtgtgtgtgtgtgtgtgtgtgtgtccatccgcAGCAACTGGAACCCTCAGATGAAGAGTCTTTATCCAGTGCCCTGCAGAGTGTGGAGATGGAGCTAGGCAAACTAGTGGATATCCCCTGGTTATACCATATACTGCAGCCCAATGAAGATGaggtgagaaacacacacacacacacacacacacacacacacacacacacacacacacacacacacacacttctaatcCTACACTTGTGTCCCTCTCAGGACCCCTCATTAGAGTATGGCAAGAGGAACAGTCGTAGCAGCATGTTCAGAATTGTGCCAAAGTTCAAGAAAGAGAAAGCTACCAAGAAGACCAGCCCTCAGTCAGGTACGTGTTGGTCTTCTGTGTCTCTCCACAGGctttgtatacacacacacacacacacacacacacacacacacacacacacacacacgcaacaagAGTGTGGATATAATGTGTAAATATCACAATGCGTTGTTTTGTTTTATCGTCTGTTTGAGAAAGTAACTACATAGGTTTAGAACTAAGGTCTTTACCGTCTCTGTGGCCTACATATAGTGGTTGTAATGCATTATAACCACCCAGTGTGGTGTCAGGGATTGTCTCTGTGATCTCTGTCTCCCTGGTCCTCAGTCTCACCCAGCCATCCAAGAGCACccctcttttctctgttcatGGTCTCATCCACCTGTCTACGCATGTACAGCAGGCACAAACCAAGGCCAAAGACAGGGTGAGGGTGGTGGACGCAGGGCCACAAACCCTGGGGTTGCCCAGAGAAAGACATTTTCTGTATTAGAACACCTTTTTGCCTTCATGACGACTGATACAACTGAACATTGACTGCATTTGTTTATGAATATTACTGCCAATTGAACATGAAAACAAGCCATTTCTACTGTATGCGTGCTCCAGCTGAACTCTCGTCTCATAAACTCTCGTCTCATTGTTTTGGGGTGAAATGAGATATGATGCCAGACAGGCAGTAGAATGGATACAAATAGAATGCCAGGGGTTGGCTGGTCCTCTGCTTTAGGACCCTGTCTGATTAGTTGGGAGTGTGTTAGTCCTGCCTACAGTGAGGCAGGGCAAGGTGTTGATTGGGTGGGGTATTCCTGTAGGTTGCACAGgcttccacctccctctccctcctacttACTGTACGTCTGTGTTCTGATTGGTGGATAACCTGCATGCCCTCAGCCTCTCTGGAAGGCCATCGGCCACAGCCCTGTTTTTCCGACCAACCAACCTCTGACATCTCTGTTAACCCCTCCTCTTTCCCGCCATCCGCTGCCgcatttcctctccctccctcccttcctttccttctctacctctcctcctctccctgttttCCTATCCCTCTATTGGGATTGTATTTCTCTGAGTGTCTGTGTATACAAGCGTGGACGTGGGTGTGCGTcccaatttgtgtgtgtgtgcacgcgagCGAGGGTCTCACACTGAGCGAGCCCCTTCTTGCtctatatgtgtgtgtagtgGAGAGATGGGGCACAGAGGAAGTGGGCGTCTGGCTGGAGCAACTCAGTCTGGGAGAGTACAGAGACACCTTCACACGCCACGACATCCGAGGCTCGGAACTGCTGCacctggagaggagggacctgaaggtacacacacacacacacacacacacactcaaacataacacacacacagagacacacacacacacacacactcaaacataatGCACACACAAACGCTAATACCTACACACACGCTAatgcatacacactcactcactcactcactcactcactcactcactcacacacacacacacacccgttaCCTCATCTATCTCCAGatcaactctctttctctcttcctctccgtttctc belongs to Salmo trutta chromosome 20, fSalTru1.1, whole genome shotgun sequence and includes:
- the dgkh gene encoding diacylglycerol kinase eta isoform X5, which produces MTARKDSFQPLSSSRIPERKGAADRGKTNPDWSYPFPQQEPEKGPSTAGIHAHVVGAVGGSGAVDESSDSEGEQEGPQKLIRKVSTSGQLRSKTSVKEGLLLKQTSSFQRWKKRYFKLRGRTLYYAKDAKSLIFDEVDLSDASVAESSTKNVNNSFTVITPFRRLILCAENRKEMEDWISSLKSVQSREHYETAQFNVEHFSGMHNWYACSHARPTFCNVCRDSLSGVTSHGLSCEVCKFKAHKRCAVRATNNCKWTTLASIGKDIIEDEDGIAMPHQWLEGNLPVSAKCAVCDKTCGSVLRLQDWRCLWCKAMVHTACMDLYPRKCPLGQCKVSIIPPTALNSIDSDGFWKATCPPSCASPLLVFVNSKSGDNQGVKFLRRFKQLLNPAQVFDLVNGGPHLGLRLFQKFDNFRILVCGGDGSVGWVLSEIDKLNLHKQCQLGVLPLGTGNDLARVLGWGPSCDDDTQLPQILEKLERASTKMLDRWSIMTYEIKLPSKHSGPVTPDDTDDGQFQISAYEDSVTAHLTKILNSDQHSVVISSAKILCETVKDFVAKVGKSYEKSIENTEECDTMSLKCAILNEKLDSLLQTLNTEAQSLPPPLPLSTPPIVEEEEEEEDEEEEVSEESLTELKEKLEAEESEKGGEKGGGSPHKLFRAKEQLMLRANSLKKAVRQIIEQAERVVDEQNAHTEELELPSPLEFRKEGEEDNRDSEKDEDTKELEAMPLAKSPCSPPERQVSRSSQSCGSFSITPFTTSKENLPVLNTRIICPGLRAGLAASIAGSSIISKMLLANIDPFGATPFLDSDLDSLEGFSEKCVMNNYFGVGLDAKITLEFNNKREEHPEKCRSRTKNRVWYGVLGTKELLQRTYKNLEQKVQLECDGQYIPLPSLQGIAVLNIPSYAGGTNFWGGTKEDDIFCAPSFDDKILEVVAVFGSMQMAVSRVIKLQHHRIAQCRSVKITILGDEGVPIQVDGEAWVQPPGVIKIQHKNRAQMLTRDRAFENTLKSWEDKLKYDKLPLRPHLYSQLSVDLATEEEVALVQLVARAADELITRICEAAKTNGLLEQELAHAVNASSHAINKTHPKFPESMARNTAIEVASNVKALHNETESLLVGRVSLQLEPSDEESLSSALQSVEMELGKLVDIPWLYHILQPNEDEDPSLEYGKRNSRSSMFRIVPKFKKEKATKKTSPQSVERWGTEEVGVWLEQLSLGEYRDTFTRHDIRGSELLHLERRDLKDLGISKVGHMKRILQGTKDLAKTAMIDL